In one window of Legionella fallonii LLAP-10 DNA:
- a CDS encoding S10 family peptidase: MKMKQQIKAQALILCMIFLCMGNAFSLRPFSFLKAADRLSYLPGLGAISDVELAGYLPLVGPDCIKDHCASNTGNLFYWFVESRTKSKDAPLVLWLNGGPGAASLYGFFMENGPYSVSTDGRLTKRKFSWTEKAHYLMIDQPAGVGFSYGTATTYANEAEAMAQLYHALTLFFQRHPELAAKDLYLAGQSYAGKYLPQLAIRILAGNTAGEKIHLKGLLIGDGWVNPRLQQRANMEMAYSHGLIDRTTRKKVEALYQQCTQEIDKATPSSRQANQVCSKIQDLIRKVSGDLNLANIATDKELDDSAMIQYLNSPEVRKALHVDPRIKKFKSFSKMASDLLEIGEQDSVAPLYPQLLAAGVRVLIYNGLEDAKDSNFISADLWLEALNWPGKKQFANAPTCVWRTAGQVAGYAKAAEGLTQVKIRGAGHIAPADQPERLLDLLHRFINNQSFCG, from the coding sequence ATGAAGATGAAGCAACAAATTAAAGCACAAGCTCTTATTCTTTGTATGATCTTCTTATGTATGGGGAATGCATTTAGTCTTCGGCCTTTTTCCTTTTTAAAAGCAGCGGATAGACTTTCCTACCTCCCGGGACTGGGGGCAATTAGCGATGTGGAGCTGGCAGGTTATCTGCCGCTTGTGGGACCTGATTGTATTAAAGATCACTGTGCTTCTAATACGGGGAATTTATTTTATTGGTTCGTTGAAAGCCGTACAAAATCTAAGGATGCTCCTCTCGTTTTATGGCTTAATGGTGGGCCAGGAGCCGCCAGTTTGTATGGTTTTTTTATGGAAAATGGACCTTATAGTGTTAGCACTGACGGAAGGCTCACAAAAAGGAAATTTTCTTGGACGGAAAAAGCGCATTATTTGATGATTGATCAGCCTGCAGGTGTCGGATTTTCTTATGGAACAGCAACAACTTATGCTAATGAAGCAGAAGCAATGGCTCAGCTGTATCATGCTCTAACTCTATTTTTTCAGCGTCATCCGGAGCTTGCGGCAAAAGACCTCTATCTGGCAGGCCAATCTTATGCAGGGAAGTATTTACCGCAATTAGCAATACGCATTTTAGCTGGTAATACGGCAGGCGAAAAAATTCATTTAAAAGGTTTACTCATAGGCGATGGCTGGGTAAACCCACGATTACAGCAACGAGCTAATATGGAAATGGCCTATTCTCATGGTTTGATCGATAGAACCACGCGCAAGAAAGTAGAAGCGCTCTATCAACAATGCACGCAGGAAATAGATAAAGCAACACCTTCGAGCCGACAAGCAAATCAAGTGTGTAGTAAGATACAAGACCTTATTAGAAAAGTCAGTGGTGATCTTAACTTAGCCAATATTGCAACGGATAAAGAGTTAGATGATTCGGCTATGATTCAGTATTTAAATAGTCCTGAGGTACGCAAAGCGTTACATGTTGATCCACGAATAAAAAAATTTAAGTCGTTTAGTAAAATGGCCTCTGACCTTCTTGAGATTGGTGAGCAAGACTCCGTCGCGCCTCTTTATCCTCAGTTGCTTGCAGCAGGGGTTCGTGTCTTGATTTATAATGGCCTTGAGGATGCAAAAGATTCTAATTTCATTAGTGCCGATCTATGGCTTGAGGCACTTAATTGGCCTGGCAAAAAGCAATTTGCTAATGCTCCTACCTGCGTTTGGCGTACAGCGGGACAGGTCGCTGGTTATGCTAAAGCTGCCGAAGGTTTAACTCAGGTGAAGATTCGAGGGGCAGGGCATATCGCTCCAGCAGATCAACCCGAAAGGTTATTGGATTTATTGCATCGTTTTATTAATAACCAATCATTTTGTGGCTAA
- a CDS encoding Mpo1 family 2-hydroxy fatty acid dioxygenase has translation MKPFVEQAQMYAGYHQNITTRYTHLAGVPLIILSMMILLGFIQIIMPGVFSTTLACLTTLAVLIYYFRLNWKLALALTPILIILLLFSSLFSHHGPTKLGVWAFIITFVVGWGLQLYGHYIEGKKPAFMDNLSQALIAPLFLTAELFFMAGYMKSLKEQIYGPDVVEPK, from the coding sequence ATGAAACCATTTGTAGAACAGGCTCAAATGTATGCGGGATATCATCAGAACATCACAACACGATATACCCATTTAGCAGGAGTACCCCTCATTATTCTTTCGATGATGATCCTCTTGGGATTCATTCAAATAATTATGCCTGGAGTTTTTTCCACTACGCTTGCCTGTTTAACTACTTTAGCAGTGTTAATTTATTATTTTCGCTTAAATTGGAAACTTGCTTTAGCATTAACCCCCATTTTGATCATTTTATTATTGTTTTCCAGCCTATTTAGCCATCATGGTCCAACTAAATTAGGTGTATGGGCATTCATTATTACTTTCGTTGTCGGTTGGGGTTTACAACTGTACGGCCATTATATTGAGGGAAAAAAACCTGCTTTTATGGATAATCTATCTCAAGCCCTCATCGCCCCGCTCTTTCTTACCGCCGAACTGTTTTTCATGGCCGGCTACATGAAATCACTAAAAGAGCAGATTTATGGCCCCGATGTAGTAGAGCCTAAGTAA
- the pagP gene encoding lipid IV(A) palmitoyltransferase PagP, translating to MKTQTFQPKLTSRHQRLIASSLLFVSLNAFTAEEPQACSHWLSFFKPACQRLHQIWTEGDTDLYLSGYAWHNRYIYSREKIRTYNEAAWGGGLGKSIFDEKGNWHGLYALAFLDSHKNVEPAVGYAYSKILQVNKDIKVGIGYSVLVTSRTDINHNIPFPGAVPWATLFLGKVSVAAAYIPGNSKNGNVLYIVGKYTF from the coding sequence ATGAAAACCCAAACATTTCAACCAAAGTTAACGAGCCGTCACCAGCGCTTAATTGCAAGTTCATTACTGTTTGTCTCTTTAAATGCCTTTACTGCAGAAGAGCCTCAAGCATGTAGCCACTGGCTGTCTTTTTTCAAGCCAGCTTGCCAACGCCTACATCAAATATGGACTGAAGGAGACACCGACCTCTATCTTTCTGGTTATGCCTGGCATAACCGCTATATTTATTCACGAGAAAAAATTCGTACTTACAATGAAGCAGCCTGGGGGGGCGGACTGGGTAAAAGCATCTTTGATGAGAAAGGCAATTGGCATGGACTTTATGCCCTTGCGTTCCTTGACTCTCATAAAAACGTAGAGCCTGCCGTTGGTTACGCTTATTCTAAAATACTGCAGGTCAATAAAGACATTAAGGTAGGGATAGGGTATTCCGTATTAGTTACCTCAAGAACGGATATTAATCATAACATACCGTTTCCTGGCGCAGTGCCATGGGCTACCCTATTTTTAGGGAAAGTATCTGTAGCAGCAGCTTATATTCCAGGGAATTCAAAAAATGGTAACGTATTATATATTGTTGGCAAATACACTTTTTAA
- a CDS encoding amino acid permease, with protein MDFFRKKDIADSFDSESHLAKCLTVLDLTFLGVGAIIGAGIFILTGIVAATYAGPAVIFSYVVAGIACAFAALSYAELAASIGGCGSAYGYAYAGFGELIAWIVGWDLILEYAISVSAVSVGWSGYANDFLLSMKIHVPNYFLHGPLDGGVVNLLAFAIIIALTTLLIMGVKSSTRFNNVIVMIKLFVVFLFIAIASTEIRIENWSPFMPFGWSGVIKGASLIFFAYIGFDAISTAAEEAINPQRDLPRGILSSLIICTILYITVAGLLTAIAYYPTLNVSSPISHSLLALGYRTAAGLIGVGAIAGLTTVMLVMFYGLTRVFLAMARDGLLPKIFSRTNEHTKTPIRIILLCGVLMASLSAMVPISDLAELVNIGTLFAFIIVCSGVLYLRYVRPEMHRPFKTPGMPFVPILGILSCVYLIAHLPWVTLVRFVIWMLIGFMIYFSFSREHSKLFLDRRTSVKKQ; from the coding sequence ATGGACTTTTTTCGCAAAAAAGATATTGCTGACTCATTTGATAGTGAATCCCATTTAGCTAAATGTCTGACGGTGCTGGATCTGACCTTTTTAGGGGTAGGTGCCATCATCGGGGCAGGTATCTTTATACTTACGGGGATCGTTGCGGCTACTTATGCGGGGCCTGCTGTTATCTTTTCTTATGTAGTGGCGGGTATCGCCTGTGCTTTTGCTGCTTTATCTTATGCGGAGCTTGCTGCATCCATAGGTGGGTGCGGCAGTGCTTACGGTTACGCTTATGCTGGATTTGGTGAATTAATTGCTTGGATAGTTGGTTGGGACTTGATCTTAGAATATGCCATTTCTGTTTCTGCAGTATCTGTTGGCTGGAGTGGTTATGCTAATGATTTTCTCTTGTCCATGAAAATACATGTCCCCAATTATTTTTTACATGGTCCCTTGGATGGTGGTGTTGTTAATCTGTTGGCTTTTGCGATTATTATTGCTTTGACAACGTTACTTATCATGGGGGTTAAATCAAGTACTCGCTTTAATAACGTTATAGTGATGATAAAACTTTTCGTTGTTTTTCTATTTATTGCGATAGCATCGACTGAAATTCGCATAGAGAATTGGTCTCCCTTTATGCCTTTTGGTTGGTCAGGAGTAATTAAGGGAGCTTCATTAATATTTTTTGCTTATATTGGTTTCGATGCCATATCCACTGCAGCAGAGGAGGCAATTAATCCTCAGCGCGATTTGCCTAGAGGAATTCTCAGCTCCCTTATTATTTGTACTATTTTATACATTACAGTAGCAGGCCTATTAACGGCTATAGCGTATTATCCAACACTTAATGTTTCTTCTCCTATTAGCCACTCCCTATTGGCATTGGGGTATAGAACTGCAGCCGGCTTAATTGGTGTTGGTGCTATAGCGGGATTGACTACAGTGATGCTGGTCATGTTTTATGGTTTAACTCGGGTATTTTTAGCCATGGCACGAGATGGGTTGTTGCCAAAGATTTTTTCTAGGACTAATGAGCATACTAAGACGCCAATACGTATTATTCTGCTTTGTGGGGTGTTAATGGCCTCTTTGTCCGCCATGGTGCCTATTAGTGATTTAGCGGAATTAGTGAATATAGGAACTCTTTTTGCCTTTATTATTGTTTGTAGCGGCGTTTTATATTTACGCTATGTGCGTCCGGAAATGCATCGTCCTTTTAAAACTCCCGGGATGCCTTTTGTTCCTATTTTAGGAATACTCAGTTGTGTCTATTTAATTGCTCATTTACCTTGGGTAACCTTGGTACGTTTTGTGATTTGGATGCTTATAGGCTTTATGATCTATTTTTCCTTTAGTCGTGAGCACAGTAAACTGTTTTTGGATAGGCGGACGAGTGTAAAAAAACAATAG
- a CDS encoding inorganic phosphate transporter, giving the protein MDSNTSFILFVIFIAFIFEFINGFHDAANSIATIVTTGVLTPRQAVLWAAFFNFIAFLIFNLMVAKTIGNGLVDTSLVDARFILAALIGAIFWNLITWYYGLPSSSSHALIGGLAGAAIAKGGFSSLKLSGFAKVAIGIFLSPTLGLVIGLLFTFFLTKLLRRYSEEQLNKLFKGFQLASSALLSLTHGGNDAQKTMGIIAVLLFSASWLDGPFYVPFWVVISCHAIIALGTLVGGWRIVHTMGVKITKLNTMKGCAAETGSALTIFTATEWGIPVSTTHTVTGAIAGVGLLSGIDGTHWKVLRRIFLSWLLTIPAAAMVSAGMMLYCI; this is encoded by the coding sequence TTGGACAGCAATACTTCATTTATCCTTTTTGTCATTTTTATCGCATTCATTTTTGAGTTCATCAATGGCTTTCATGATGCAGCCAATTCTATCGCTACTATTGTCACCACTGGGGTTTTAACCCCCAGGCAGGCGGTATTGTGGGCCGCTTTTTTTAATTTTATTGCTTTTCTTATTTTTAATTTAATGGTGGCTAAAACTATAGGTAATGGGCTAGTCGATACCAGTCTCGTTGATGCACGGTTTATCTTGGCCGCTCTTATAGGAGCTATTTTTTGGAATTTAATTACCTGGTATTACGGCTTGCCCTCAAGCTCATCTCACGCATTGATCGGCGGCCTGGCTGGGGCAGCCATAGCAAAAGGAGGTTTTTCCTCGCTTAAATTATCCGGTTTTGCCAAAGTAGCTATAGGTATTTTTTTATCACCAACGCTAGGATTAGTTATCGGTTTACTGTTCACCTTTTTTTTAACCAAGTTACTTAGACGATATAGTGAGGAACAGCTCAATAAATTATTTAAAGGCTTTCAATTAGCTTCATCAGCCCTGCTCAGCCTAACGCATGGCGGTAATGATGCACAAAAAACCATGGGTATTATCGCCGTTTTGCTTTTTTCTGCTTCATGGCTTGATGGGCCATTTTATGTTCCATTTTGGGTGGTTATTTCTTGTCATGCGATTATAGCTCTTGGCACTCTGGTTGGCGGATGGCGTATAGTCCATACTATGGGTGTGAAAATAACCAAGTTGAACACAATGAAAGGTTGTGCGGCTGAAACAGGATCGGCGCTGACTATTTTTACAGCAACAGAATGGGGTATTCCTGTTTCAACGACGCACACAGTAACCGGAGCTATTGCTGGCGTAGGTCTACTTAGTGGCATTGACGGAACCCATTGGAAGGTTTTAAGAAGGATTTTTCTCTCTTGGCTATTGACCATCCCTGCAGCAGCAATGGTTTCTGCAGGAATGATGCTGTATTGTATTTAA
- the coq7 gene encoding 2-polyprenyl-3-methyl-6-methoxy-1,4-benzoquinone monooxygenase: MRTTSFLDTLIAEADNALRTLIPPQRRTSTRRSPAAEIKEASLSSSTKKHIAGLMRVNHAGEVCAQALYQGQALTAQLTQIKQQMAQAAAEEVDHLAWCEERLDELGSKPSVLNPLWYSGSLILGALAGLAGDKISLGFVAETEKQVTAHLQKHLQDIPIEDKKTQAILEMMQDDEEFHATQAIQAGGIELPYVIKQVMSAISKLMTKSSYYI; encoded by the coding sequence ATGCGAACAACAAGTTTTCTTGATACATTAATTGCCGAAGCGGATAATGCCCTTCGTACCTTAATCCCTCCGCAGAGAAGAACATCAACACGTCGCTCTCCAGCGGCTGAAATTAAAGAAGCCTCACTGTCTTCTTCTACTAAAAAGCACATCGCCGGATTAATGAGAGTCAACCATGCGGGAGAGGTGTGCGCCCAAGCCTTATACCAAGGGCAGGCACTAACGGCACAATTAACACAAATAAAACAACAAATGGCTCAAGCCGCAGCAGAAGAGGTGGATCATCTGGCCTGGTGCGAAGAACGCTTAGACGAATTAGGCAGCAAACCCAGCGTATTAAATCCCTTATGGTATAGTGGCTCTCTAATATTAGGAGCACTAGCTGGTTTGGCAGGAGATAAAATCAGCTTAGGATTTGTAGCCGAGACAGAAAAACAAGTCACCGCTCATTTACAAAAACATTTGCAAGACATTCCCATTGAGGATAAAAAAACCCAGGCTATTCTTGAAATGATGCAAGATGATGAGGAGTTTCATGCAACTCAAGCAATACAAGCAGGGGGGATAGAGCTTCCTTATGTCATCAAACAAGTGATGAGTGCTATTTCTAAATTAATGACTAAAAGCAGTTACTACATATAA
- a CDS encoding DUF5621 domain-containing protein → MAVLTLYSYGTNEIHGVTANIISQFSSSSAETTPNKVLIMDGPDLLGRQVPVNAQLGADEIITWLKEQESEQNTINLTGFSRGSVICIRIANILKEKQKDLEKQQTLNEDDEKLLSLLKNIDLNLFLIDPVAGLTDKGNLFGRIIPDNVNNCVTILQKDERRRDFKPQDMTRIIIADPRKTKVSMLPMYGNHSDTTKIKDTQMDSGPKLLWYVLYHFLTQYGAEFQNNQIPQIISWEHETSDLPSLSSAQELLKIFSAHHAQRNYYFQSGQVGNSFFDGLPAPRTERTLQQHTKYYVRDPAFFINQLERELFKIAYPRTFNYLFEKNVFDSRFPNDSHCTQDQVIEELQRININDPLLFNRLSVRGVTKSEAEGISLNAPRGYRTLEPCATTQQIFPHLAPISIKIQSEQMNKLNLLEMEVYRLSFQYEREKSEFNFAGKRAQAARTQQLREEINDIVNNSLLNEERTENREGKYEQILDKLEQHYKELAQSNSASELTLMLERTLADHHRVYSVKQTSLLNQIVVGFIRSCFTLLKFSAGFVGHLGYAGGAILFAIGSALESIGARANELIGDLEWNPLKILATMVATTMEIVGWLIKNSFGLKPLTDSLILGIRQARDWIITTINTTTINRLESQTVDGLLLVLDELQEDAMPPLIFDAEKETNELSEQSL, encoded by the coding sequence ATGGCGGTTCTTACACTTTATAGCTATGGCACTAATGAAATTCATGGGGTAACAGCTAACATTATTTCTCAGTTTTCTAGCTCCAGTGCTGAAACCACCCCCAATAAAGTACTCATTATGGATGGTCCTGATCTTTTAGGGCGACAAGTTCCTGTTAATGCTCAACTCGGAGCCGATGAAATAATTACCTGGTTAAAGGAACAAGAAAGCGAACAAAATACAATCAATTTAACTGGATTTAGTCGTGGTTCGGTGATCTGTATCCGTATAGCCAATATTCTAAAAGAAAAACAAAAGGACTTAGAGAAACAGCAAACGCTAAACGAAGACGATGAAAAATTATTAAGCTTATTGAAGAATATCGATTTAAATTTATTTTTAATAGACCCTGTCGCCGGACTTACTGATAAGGGCAATCTTTTTGGCAGAATTATTCCAGACAATGTAAATAATTGCGTCACCATATTGCAAAAGGACGAAAGAAGAAGGGATTTCAAACCCCAAGATATGACACGGATTATCATTGCTGATCCACGTAAGACCAAAGTAAGCATGTTACCTATGTACGGTAATCACTCAGACACCACCAAAATAAAAGATACGCAAATGGATAGTGGCCCCAAATTACTTTGGTATGTGCTGTATCATTTTTTAACCCAATATGGCGCAGAATTCCAAAATAATCAGATACCACAAATTATTTCCTGGGAGCATGAAACCAGTGACTTACCCTCTCTCTCTAGCGCTCAGGAGTTATTAAAAATATTTAGTGCTCATCACGCTCAACGGAATTACTATTTTCAATCAGGCCAGGTGGGTAACAGCTTTTTTGACGGACTCCCCGCACCACGAACGGAAAGAACGTTACAGCAACACACAAAATATTATGTCAGAGACCCTGCGTTTTTTATTAATCAACTAGAACGTGAATTATTCAAAATTGCCTATCCTAGAACATTTAATTATCTCTTTGAAAAGAATGTTTTCGATTCTCGCTTTCCTAACGACAGCCATTGCACCCAAGACCAAGTCATTGAGGAATTACAAAGAATAAATATTAATGATCCCTTGTTATTTAATCGCCTAAGTGTCCGCGGTGTAACAAAAAGCGAAGCCGAAGGTATTTCCCTAAACGCCCCTCGTGGCTATAGGACTTTAGAACCTTGCGCGACCACGCAACAAATATTCCCTCACTTGGCACCGATATCTATAAAAATACAGTCAGAGCAAATGAATAAATTAAATTTACTTGAAATGGAAGTTTATCGCCTCTCGTTTCAATATGAGCGAGAAAAATCGGAGTTTAATTTTGCGGGAAAAAGAGCCCAAGCAGCGAGAACACAACAACTACGTGAAGAAATCAATGACATTGTCAATAATAGTCTTTTAAATGAAGAGAGAACAGAAAACAGAGAGGGCAAATACGAACAAATTCTCGATAAACTAGAACAACATTATAAAGAATTAGCCCAGAGTAACTCAGCCTCTGAGCTAACTCTTATGTTAGAACGAACATTAGCCGATCACCATCGTGTCTATAGTGTAAAACAAACATCCCTGCTCAATCAGATTGTGGTAGGTTTTATTCGTAGTTGTTTCACATTACTTAAATTCTCAGCGGGCTTTGTAGGCCATCTGGGATATGCAGGAGGAGCAATTTTATTTGCAATTGGCTCAGCTCTGGAGAGTATTGGAGCACGAGCTAATGAATTGATAGGTGATCTGGAGTGGAATCCATTAAAAATATTGGCAACTATGGTTGCAACAACAATGGAAATAGTTGGTTGGTTGATAAAAAACAGCTTCGGATTAAAACCTTTAACTGATAGCCTCATTTTGGGTATCAGACAGGCCAGAGATTGGATAATCACAACCATAAACACAACGACTATTAACCGACTAGAATCTCAGACAGTCGATGGACTACTCCTTGTTCTTGATGAACTGCAAGAGGATGCAATGCCCCCCCTAATTTTTGATGCAGAAAAAGAGACCAATGAACTTAGTGAGCAATCGCTGTAA
- a CDS encoding response regulator, translating to MSVKREKRYPGDSDVIHQHYMDIINALADIVYWVDVNCNLIGCNNNFVNLLGIQELRDFKGTPYQQMDKCAHWQEQRIETFRLDDMKVIFSGEARTNVEEQPIIDEKGKTLYFKSNRVPMFDEGRNVIGMVVVLTDIGAIKKLEERLKPEPQQERQFHDNLVKNGRLPTILMIEDNIIAQNVEKALLTGLNCHVDIADTGDKALKLFDPGKYDLVLMDIGLEDTSGYVVAKQLRSMEKDTDHHVPIIALTGYEADVVKYDCEQYFMEGAITKPLTSTQAEQIIKHYVYHQDVSVDGLKRV from the coding sequence ATGTCCGTCAAACGCGAAAAGAGGTATCCAGGGGATAGCGATGTGATTCATCAACATTATATGGACATCATTAATGCCCTTGCTGATATTGTTTACTGGGTTGACGTTAATTGTAATTTAATAGGATGTAATAATAATTTTGTTAATCTATTAGGAATCCAGGAGTTACGTGATTTTAAAGGCACCCCCTATCAGCAAATGGATAAATGTGCTCATTGGCAGGAGCAGCGTATTGAGACATTCAGATTGGATGATATGAAGGTAATTTTTTCAGGCGAGGCACGTACTAACGTTGAAGAGCAGCCTATTATCGATGAAAAAGGTAAAACCTTATATTTTAAATCCAATCGAGTTCCTATGTTTGATGAAGGGAGAAATGTGATTGGCATGGTCGTGGTGTTAACTGATATTGGTGCGATAAAAAAACTGGAGGAACGTTTAAAGCCCGAACCTCAGCAAGAAAGACAATTTCACGACAATTTAGTCAAAAATGGGCGTCTACCTACCATATTAATGATCGAAGACAATATCATTGCCCAAAATGTCGAAAAAGCTTTGTTGACTGGTTTAAATTGCCATGTGGACATCGCGGATACCGGTGATAAAGCCTTGAAGTTATTTGATCCAGGAAAATATGACTTAGTATTAATGGATATTGGCTTGGAAGATACTTCTGGATATGTCGTGGCGAAACAATTACGCAGCATGGAAAAAGATACAGATCATCATGTTCCCATAATCGCATTGACAGGGTATGAAGCAGATGTTGTTAAATACGACTGCGAGCAGTACTTCATGGAGGGGGCTATTACTAAACCGTTAACCAGCACCCAAGCAGAGCAGATTATTAAGCATTATGTTTACCATCAGGATGTCTCCGTTGATGGTTTGAAAAGGGTGTAA
- a CDS encoding organic hydroperoxide resistance protein: MNALYSTTAHTHGGRNGHVETADGTLKLELAMPPELGGKGGGANPEQLFASGYAACFESAMRYVAQMEKIALKDASMTATVSLYPTPEKGFRLGVALHAFVEGLNQADAEALVNKAHHVCPYSNAIRGNVDVELKVTAK, translated from the coding sequence ATGAACGCACTTTATTCGACTACAGCCCATACCCATGGTGGACGCAACGGTCATGTAGAAACAGCCGACGGAACATTAAAACTAGAATTAGCTATGCCTCCAGAGTTAGGTGGAAAGGGCGGTGGTGCTAATCCAGAGCAATTGTTTGCTTCCGGATATGCTGCTTGTTTTGAAAGTGCTATGCGCTATGTAGCTCAAATGGAAAAAATTGCACTCAAAGACGCGTCAATGACTGCTACTGTATCTTTATATCCTACCCCAGAGAAAGGATTTAGATTGGGTGTTGCTTTGCATGCCTTTGTTGAAGGGTTGAATCAGGCTGATGCTGAAGCCTTAGTTAACAAAGCGCACCATGTTTGTCCTTATTCTAATGCGATAAGAGGTAATGTTGATGTTGAATTAAAGGTCACAGCAAAGTAG
- a CDS encoding acetyl-CoA C-acetyltransferase: MSFGKKVAILGSSRTPFVKSQTQYLGKSNQDLLGTALANLIDKTHIQGQLLGDLVAGAVMNHPFDWNLAREVILGSTLSPDTPGLTIQRACGTGLESINIIALKIASGQIAVGIGGGTDTNSDIPLIGQRTLTHFLIKYKQAKGFKERFAVLKKFRFNMLKPLLPEVREPRTKLSMGEHCELMVKEWQISRQAQDELALHSHHNAALAYDEGFYDDLIVPVAGLKRDGITRKDTTLQKLAGLKTVFDRSDKGSLTAGNSTPLTDGAALVLLGSPQWAKTHNLDILAYFVDCEVAAVDFVHGAGLLMAPTIAVNRLLARNKLSLQDFDYYEIHEAFAGQVLCTLKAWESADYCQKVLGRDQPLGSIDLQKMNVKGGSLALGHPFAATGGRIIGAAAKILANKEKGRLLISICTAGGMGVAAIIER; encoded by the coding sequence ATGAGTTTTGGTAAAAAAGTAGCTATCCTTGGCAGTTCGCGTACCCCATTTGTCAAATCGCAAACCCAGTATTTGGGAAAATCAAATCAAGACTTATTAGGGACTGCCTTAGCTAATCTGATTGATAAAACGCATATTCAAGGTCAATTATTAGGTGATTTAGTTGCTGGTGCAGTAATGAATCATCCTTTTGACTGGAACCTTGCTCGAGAGGTGATATTAGGCAGCACCCTATCGCCAGACACACCTGGTTTAACAATTCAACGAGCCTGTGGCACGGGACTAGAGTCCATCAATATCATCGCCTTAAAAATTGCAAGTGGCCAAATTGCTGTAGGGATAGGTGGCGGAACAGATACCAATTCTGACATTCCCCTTATTGGTCAAAGAACACTGACGCATTTTTTAATCAAATACAAACAGGCAAAAGGGTTTAAAGAACGCTTTGCTGTGCTTAAAAAATTTCGTTTCAATATGTTAAAACCATTATTGCCTGAAGTGCGTGAGCCTAGGACTAAGCTGTCTATGGGAGAACATTGTGAGCTCATGGTTAAGGAATGGCAAATTAGTAGGCAGGCTCAAGATGAGCTTGCCCTACATTCTCATCACAATGCTGCCCTAGCTTACGATGAGGGCTTTTACGATGATTTAATTGTTCCCGTTGCAGGCTTAAAACGCGATGGCATTACCCGTAAGGACACAACCTTACAAAAACTTGCTGGATTAAAAACCGTTTTTGATCGCTCTGATAAGGGTAGTTTAACTGCAGGGAACTCAACTCCTTTAACAGATGGTGCAGCATTAGTGCTTTTAGGCTCTCCCCAATGGGCTAAAACCCATAATTTGGATATTCTCGCCTATTTTGTTGATTGTGAGGTAGCTGCTGTGGATTTTGTTCATGGCGCCGGCCTATTAATGGCACCTACTATAGCGGTAAACCGCTTATTAGCAAGAAACAAGCTAAGCCTTCAAGATTTTGATTACTATGAAATTCATGAAGCCTTTGCAGGGCAGGTGCTTTGTACGTTAAAAGCCTGGGAGTCTGCCGATTATTGCCAAAAAGTACTAGGCCGAGATCAACCTTTAGGTAGTATTGATCTACAAAAAATGAACGTTAAAGGAGGCAGCCTTGCTTTAGGACATCCCTTTGCAGCAACAGGGGGGCGTATCATTGGCGCTGCAGCAAAAATTTTAGCGAATAAAGAGAAAGGTCGGTTATTGATCAGTATATGTACTGCCGGGGGTATGGGGGTAGCTGCAATTATTGAGCGTTAA